One region of Zootoca vivipara chromosome 7, rZooViv1.1, whole genome shotgun sequence genomic DNA includes:
- the PALMD gene encoding palmdelphin, with amino-acid sequence MEEAELLKERFQAITDKRKLQEGITQKRLKVEEVKLKHQHLKKKALREKWLWDGLNTLAPKEQEEMQNQNREDQQRMNELEQNILRLEKEIEDLEKEELAISAKEKAILKKLKLVERTTEDIIKSVKVEKVKTKEEPPDYIYANIPDLPKSFRPSALKRTGHLEAEDDEEKRRALFAMEIKVEKDLKTGESTVLSTIPLPSDEFKGAGVKVYDDGRKSVYAVCSNGSVTNKEVDDLAPVEVEDLLRQATEKQSKSPTEYHEPVYANQFCRPTTPQNDKLVQGPNGQKGALQKKTNSLDCFYKEPVYKKEQAFKENGLDSSKSYRHNSHSPVFQRTGSPPQISPQNKMEANIQREVLQEAAEPHQKMGENQHGIKIGNSVSTHERPPSGMLESDEGSSYSVVQAVPCYVEDTEPVTMIFMGYQHVDDEELNKTVCGYDGVIHAELVVIDDDGEEEDSKEESRAGKPLYHPVGPFSQVYQTPSQTSAIPQTNPSKTASDGVNASPYKNSISLKEQEESLCCSTYNGQVDGRLSGDGTEDPSLTGKKRGKSRHCCSLM; translated from the exons ATGGAAGAAGCTGAACTGCTGAAGGAAAGATTTCAGGCCATAACT GACAAGAGGAAACTTCAAGAAGGAATCACTCAGAAACGCCTTAAAGTCGAAGAAGTAAAACTAAAACATCAGCACTTGAAG AAAAAAGCTCTGCGTGAGAAATGGCTCTGGGATGGATTAAATACTCTTGCTccaaaagaacaagaagaaatgCAAAACCAGAATCGAGAGGATCAACAACGGATGAATGAGCTGGAACAAAATATCCTCAG ACTTGAAAAAGAAATTGAGGACCTTGAGAAAGAAGAACTGGCCATCTCAGCTAAAGAAAAGGCCATCCTGAAGAAGCTTAAATTGGTAGAAAGAACCACAGAAGATATTATAAAG tCTGTGAAGGTGGAAAAAGTAAAGACTAAAGAAG AGCCACCTGACTACATTTATGCCAACATACCTGACCTTCCAAAATCTTTCAGGCCTTCTGCACTTAAAAGGACAGGGCATCTAGAAGCAGAGGACGATGAAGAAAAGCGAAGAG CATTGTTCGCTATGGAAATTAAAGTTGAAAAAGACCTGAAGACCGGAGAAAGCACAGTTTTGTCGACAATACCACTACCGTCAGATGAATTTAAGGGCGCAGGAGTGAAAGTGTATGATGATGGCAGAAAGTCGGTCTATGCAGTGTGTTCCAATGGAAGTGTCACAAACAAGGAAGTAGATGACCTTGCACCTGTTGAAGTGGAGGACCTCTTGAGGCAGGCGACGGAGAAACAgtccaagtctcccactgaataTCATGAACCAGTATATGCAAACCAGTTTTGCAGGCCCACAACTCCCCAGAATGATAAGTTAGTCCAGGGACCAAATGGCCAAAAAGGAGctcttcaaaagaaaacaaacagcctGGACTGTTTTTATAAGGAACCTGTCTATAAAAAAGAGCAAGCATTTAAAGAAAACGGCCTAGATTCCTCCAAGAGCTATCGGCACAATTCTCACTCTCCGGTCTTTCAACGAACAGGAAGCCCACCACAGATTAGCCCCCAAAACAAGATGGAAGCTAACATTCAAAGAGAAGTTCTACAAGAGGCTGCTGAACCTCATCAGAAGATGGGAGAGAACCAACATGGTATAAAAATCGGAAACTCTGTAAGTACGCATGAAAGACCTCCTTCAGGAATGCTGGAAAGTGATGAAGGTTCTAGTTATAGTGTGGTCCAAGCTGTGCCGTGTTACGTGGAAGATACCGAACCCGTCACAATGATTTTCATGGGTTACCAGCATGTGGACGATGAAGAACTGAATAAAACTGTCTGTGGGTATGATGGAGTTATCCATGCAGAACTTGTCGTCATTGACGATGACGGTGAAGAAGAGGACAGCAAGGAGGAGAGTCGGGCTGGAAAGCCGTTGTATCATCCAGTTGGTCCTTTTAGCCAGGTCTACCAGACCCCTAGCCAAACAAGTGCAATTCCACAGACAAATCCCAGCAAAACCGCCAGTGACGGTGTAAATGCGTCGCCTTATAAAAATTCCATATCGCTCAAGGAGCAAGAAGAAAGCCTATGCTGTTCTACCTACAACGGTCAGGTCGATGGCCGGTTATCAGGTGATGGAACAGAGGATCCCTCCTTAACAGGTAAAAAAAGAGGCAAGTCACGACACTGTTGCTCTCTCATGTAA